The Stygiolobus azoricus genome window below encodes:
- a CDS encoding PIN domain-containing protein: MERRLLELSELIVDTSFLLPFVGIKVRGVKEDLLEGKTLYYPSLILTELLAVIIKELKKLRLKKVPEDVIKGLSYINANVRLISLDQTDIVTVFQIMNSGWNDIFDAILYSAYKSTGIPMLTMDKSFYNFLSTKGLETSGVILI; encoded by the coding sequence TTGGAGAGGAGATTACTAGAGCTCTCGGAATTGATAGTTGATACTTCATTCTTACTACCCTTTGTAGGAATAAAGGTAAGAGGTGTTAAAGAAGATCTACTAGAAGGTAAAACTTTATACTACCCTTCACTTATACTGACCGAACTTTTAGCGGTTATAATTAAGGAACTAAAAAAACTGAGACTAAAGAAAGTCCCAGAGGATGTAATTAAAGGGCTGTCATATATAAATGCTAACGTAAGACTGATCTCATTAGATCAGACTGATATAGTTACTGTGTTTCAAATAATGAACTCAGGGTGGAACGATATATTCGACGCCATTCTTTACTCGGCTTATAAGAGTACTGGGATACCCATGCTTACTATGGACAAGTCTTTTTATAACTTCTTAAGCACAAAAGGACTGGAAACTAGCGGAGTTATTTTAATATAG
- a CDS encoding glycosyltransferase family 4 protein yields MSFTIVLRVLWNGGVARIAVEESRVTKAKLLVLRESSNDYNLNDIDVTYLRRKGEIGFLTPLFRKITKLYAPQRGDEATVDLDLILKSVRLVKGKALYHDQFAGISGYLRKIFYGEDYALYLHETSLPLKGLKYSLPRLMEWKILKKAKIVMTNSRWNAETLKEFGIKSEVLYPGCYPDENVNQEREKIVLAVSMWDAGRKPELYGELARKIKGKVVMAGSWTRKDTMEEFKRKYPEVLVTGKISENELNSLYKRASLFIRFGFNERGPGMGVLEALAHGTPVIVNDGLGGKEFVRNYENGFVVKDVEEAVERVNEVLSDEMLRRKMIYSAWETAKEYSWYKHGERLLELMEKV; encoded by the coding sequence ATGAGTTTCACCATTGTACTCAGAGTATTGTGGAACGGTGGAGTTGCAAGGATAGCTGTAGAGGAGAGCAGGGTAACTAAGGCTAAACTTTTGGTACTGAGAGAAAGTTCTAACGATTATAACCTAAATGATATCGACGTAACATATTTGAGGAGAAAGGGGGAGATAGGGTTCTTAACCCCTCTTTTCAGGAAGATAACAAAGCTCTATGCTCCACAAAGGGGTGACGAGGCAACAGTAGATCTGGATCTAATCTTGAAATCTGTACGTTTAGTTAAGGGTAAAGCCCTATACCACGATCAATTTGCTGGAATTTCAGGATACCTTAGAAAAATATTTTACGGTGAAGATTATGCTTTATATTTACATGAGACGTCCTTACCCTTAAAGGGGTTGAAGTATTCCCTACCTAGGTTAATGGAGTGGAAGATCTTAAAAAAGGCTAAAATTGTTATGACAAACTCAAGATGGAATGCAGAGACACTTAAAGAGTTTGGAATTAAATCTGAAGTTCTCTATCCAGGCTGCTATCCTGACGAGAATGTAAATCAAGAGAGGGAGAAGATTGTCCTTGCCGTATCAATGTGGGACGCTGGTAGAAAACCTGAACTTTACGGTGAATTAGCAAGGAAAATTAAGGGAAAAGTTGTAATGGCTGGATCTTGGACTAGAAAAGACACTATGGAAGAGTTTAAAAGAAAATACCCAGAGGTTCTAGTTACCGGTAAGATAAGTGAGAATGAGCTGAACTCCCTTTACAAGAGGGCGTCACTATTTATACGCTTCGGTTTTAACGAGAGAGGACCGGGAATGGGGGTTTTAGAAGCATTGGCTCACGGAACACCGGTGATCGTAAATGATGGCTTAGGTGGAAAAGAGTTTGTAAGGAATTACGAAAACGGATTCGTAGTGAAAGATGTGGAAGAAGCAGTTGAAAGAGTAAATGAAGTTTTAAGCGACGAAATGTTGAGAAGGAAGATGATTTATTCAGCTTGGGAAACGGCAAAAGAGTATTCTTGGTATAAACATGGTGAGAGGTTATTAGAACTGATGGAGAAGGTGTAG
- a CDS encoding HpcH/HpaI aldolase/citrate lyase family protein, translating into MIRRTQLYVPAISEKMIRKSVELNADSIIFDLEDAVPPEEKDTARKLLSKALKELDWGKKELCVRINPLQSPESFSDLLVLSREDKIDCLVVPKAENDLSFLYKATGKRIFPLIETAKGLTKIEDIIRSEGVDGVSYGIADLALSLGGDYKFYEGNLYIKTLIVSVARTYDVDPVDKVFFDLKDMEGFKRECEEAKRLGYVGKQVIHPSQISIANEVFSPSREEVEWASRVIEAYEKARKEGKGAIRLDDKLIDYVHYKLAKRIMEFGGE; encoded by the coding sequence ATGATACGGAGGACGCAATTATACGTACCGGCAATATCTGAGAAAATGATTAGGAAATCCGTAGAGCTCAACGCTGATTCAATTATTTTTGATTTAGAAGACGCGGTACCTCCAGAGGAAAAGGACACCGCACGAAAGTTACTATCAAAAGCCCTAAAGGAATTAGATTGGGGAAAGAAGGAATTATGTGTTAGGATAAATCCTTTACAGAGCCCTGAATCATTTTCAGACTTATTAGTCTTATCTAGAGAAGATAAAATAGACTGTTTAGTAGTACCTAAAGCTGAGAATGATCTATCTTTTTTATATAAAGCTACTGGGAAACGGATATTTCCCTTAATTGAAACCGCCAAGGGATTAACCAAGATAGAAGATATAATCAGGTCTGAGGGAGTAGACGGTGTTAGTTACGGTATAGCTGATTTGGCATTATCTTTAGGCGGTGATTATAAGTTTTATGAGGGAAACTTGTATATAAAGACGTTAATAGTTTCGGTAGCGAGAACTTATGATGTTGACCCTGTTGATAAAGTGTTCTTTGATTTAAAGGACATGGAGGGATTTAAGAGAGAATGTGAGGAGGCAAAGAGGTTAGGGTATGTAGGTAAGCAGGTTATTCACCCTTCTCAAATAAGTATAGCTAATGAGGTATTTTCACCAAGTAGAGAAGAAGTGGAATGGGCGTCAAGGGTAATTGAAGCTTATGAAAAAGCTAGGAAGGAAGGTAAAGGAGCGATAAGACTAGATGATAAATTAATAGATTATGTACACTATAAATTAGCTAAAAGGATAATGGAGTTTGGAGGGGAATAA
- a CDS encoding GH12 family glycosyl hydrolase domain-containing protein, which translates to MKKGIIILVTITLLISSLALVLSNVNHSGKSYFSSSTNSYSAHSNSFTSSSIRINLMEFNTSFSLIGEKGPTLAYPIAEVYSTHNSLLASTFLWNIQSSDGVVNMTFKNGILKVSINLTNFKKIQNNIPVDGYPGLMYGREGWFPFYGSTIQLPQLTLPQKLDSLPKFYSEVDFKLYKVNGSIDDFSYDIWLTQDPNVTVLQYPSIEVMVWMYHEENISSQYFVKVGNVTVTAIINGSMENVIFDVYVLPHTGSSDGWIGVYYVSQEQLEGDITLPLSYLIKQSVYFASKIFPSLSPSQYYLNAIQVGMEFNNDPQGNANLGYELYGWYLIFNSTAGS; encoded by the coding sequence ATGAAAAAAGGGATAATCATTCTAGTCACAATTACATTACTCATTTCTTCCTTAGCTCTCGTACTCTCTAACGTTAACCATAGTGGTAAAAGCTATTTCAGCTCTTCCACTAACTCTTACAGTGCTCATTCTAATAGTTTCACCTCGTCATCTATTAGGATAAACTTAATGGAGTTTAACACTTCCTTCAGTTTGATAGGGGAAAAGGGACCAACTCTCGCCTACCCCATTGCGGAAGTTTACAGTACTCATAATTCCCTCCTTGCCTCTACTTTCCTCTGGAACATACAGAGTTCTGACGGAGTCGTGAACATGACTTTTAAAAACGGTATACTCAAAGTTTCAATAAACCTCACCAATTTCAAAAAAATACAAAACAATATCCCAGTAGACGGTTATCCAGGCTTAATGTACGGAAGGGAGGGCTGGTTCCCATTTTACGGCTCTACTATTCAATTACCTCAATTAACTCTACCCCAAAAGCTAGATTCTTTACCCAAATTTTACTCTGAGGTAGACTTCAAACTTTACAAGGTAAACGGGAGCATAGACGACTTCTCCTACGACATTTGGTTGACTCAAGACCCTAACGTGACCGTCTTGCAATATCCTTCCATTGAGGTCATGGTCTGGATGTATCATGAGGAGAACATTTCCAGTCAGTATTTTGTTAAGGTAGGTAACGTTACAGTCACAGCTATTATTAACGGTAGTATGGAAAACGTTATCTTCGATGTTTACGTCTTACCTCATACAGGCTCTAGTGACGGATGGATTGGTGTATACTACGTATCTCAAGAGCAGCTAGAAGGTGATATAACCCTACCGTTATCCTATTTAATAAAGCAGTCCGTCTACTTCGCAAGTAAAATCTTTCCATCTCTTTCCCCCAGTCAGTACTATTTAAACGCTATACAAGTTGGTATGGAATTTAACAACGACCCTCAAGGTAACGCTAATTTAGGGTATGAACTATACGGATGGTATTTAATATTTAACTCAACGGCAGGATCGTAA
- a CDS encoding DsrE family protein, with protein MVQVSEKEKINQAVKSVMNLINDLGEELEEVEVVFHQSAITATIDEGIIKPLLEKKINVIACRNSLISQGINESSLVKGVKIVNSGVGEVVRRQKEGWIYLRL; from the coding sequence GTGGTTCAGGTTTCGGAGAAGGAAAAAATAAACCAAGCTGTAAAGTCTGTCATGAACCTAATCAACGATCTGGGAGAAGAATTAGAAGAAGTAGAAGTAGTGTTTCACCAGTCTGCAATAACTGCTACGATAGACGAGGGGATTATTAAGCCTCTCCTTGAAAAGAAGATAAATGTGATTGCATGTAGGAATTCGTTAATATCTCAGGGAATTAATGAGAGTTCTCTAGTAAAAGGTGTAAAGATTGTAAACTCAGGTGTGGGAGAAGTTGTTAGAAGACAGAAAGAAGGTTGGATATACTTGAGATTATGA
- a CDS encoding xanthine dehydrogenase family protein molybdopterin-binding subunit, translated as MRLRDHLPKIKGEGVYIDDFTPKNTLYLFVVRSPIARGVIKRISKPEKTLLTLTWEDVKAYLPVRADPGTMKSGKIVRMPILADGRVNFVGQPVLAFVVEDRYEGEDIAEQVSIDYEELPPLLDIETAMNSKDQIHPGVEKNISVDKVIEGGQLSAKKEAEIVVSRKIYQNRIVSNPMEPKGVLVYWDGENLNVYGSFQSAFRIRNDLSETLNLQPEKIKVYSTLVGGGFGNKVPLYAEYALAAIASMKLHRPIKWIETRSEHLKNPTIGRGVLSEVKMYATKSGQILGVEGYIAVDLGAYNFTINPTTPEFIARLVTGPYKMKFASIRAIGVFTNLPPTGPYRGAGRPEAALIHETLVEDLAQEIGMDPVEIRKRNIIGDMEEYVTPLGVRIDPAGYMTVLSTAEIYYRMSKEKYKDKGVSIVVFTDIDRLSPGEGARVRIENGRVKVFVGSGPHGQAHEDTFAKLAAETLGIKEDLIDVITNTTETVKEGIGSFGSRSGTVGGSAVIEACKQLLQKANMPIDKALKELNGLEVEVFYKADDIFTPGAHVAVVDVDKETGFVKVLKYYSVEDVGKELIKDEVEGQIIGGILQGVSQVLWEQTPYDQYGNPLFYSIADCGVPTAKESDYQVELKTLTFPSSLPTKSRGVGEAGTTGALPAVFIALEKATGKKFFKTPVLPWDIVS; from the coding sequence ATGAGGTTAAGGGATCACTTACCTAAAATTAAAGGTGAAGGAGTCTATATTGACGATTTCACTCCTAAGAACACTTTATACCTTTTCGTAGTGAGATCCCCCATAGCAAGAGGGGTGATAAAAAGAATATCTAAACCTGAAAAAACTCTCTTAACCCTTACTTGGGAGGACGTAAAGGCTTACCTACCCGTAAGGGCTGACCCTGGAACCATGAAAAGCGGGAAGATTGTTAGAATGCCAATACTTGCAGATGGCAGGGTAAACTTTGTAGGTCAGCCAGTTTTAGCCTTTGTTGTAGAAGACAGATATGAAGGAGAAGATATAGCCGAACAAGTCTCTATTGATTATGAAGAACTTCCACCTTTATTAGACATAGAGACAGCAATGAATAGCAAAGACCAAATACATCCCGGTGTGGAGAAAAATATTTCAGTGGACAAGGTCATAGAGGGAGGTCAACTCTCTGCAAAGAAAGAGGCTGAAATAGTAGTTAGTAGAAAGATCTACCAGAACAGAATAGTATCCAATCCCATGGAGCCCAAGGGAGTATTAGTTTATTGGGATGGTGAAAACCTTAACGTTTACGGATCTTTCCAGTCAGCGTTTAGGATCAGAAACGACCTGAGTGAGACTCTTAACTTACAACCTGAAAAAATCAAGGTTTACTCCACTTTAGTAGGCGGTGGCTTCGGTAACAAAGTACCATTATATGCTGAATACGCGTTAGCTGCAATAGCTTCAATGAAACTACACAGACCAATAAAGTGGATAGAAACCAGATCAGAACACCTGAAAAATCCCACAATTGGTAGAGGAGTATTATCAGAGGTTAAGATGTATGCAACAAAGAGCGGGCAGATATTAGGGGTTGAAGGTTATATAGCAGTAGACTTGGGGGCATATAATTTCACAATAAACCCAACTACACCAGAGTTCATAGCTAGACTAGTCACGGGTCCTTATAAGATGAAGTTCGCCTCGATCAGAGCTATCGGTGTATTTACCAATTTACCACCCACCGGCCCTTATAGGGGAGCAGGTAGACCAGAAGCTGCTCTAATTCATGAGACTTTAGTTGAGGATTTAGCCCAAGAAATAGGTATGGATCCAGTGGAAATAAGAAAAAGGAACATCATAGGAGATATGGAGGAATATGTTACGCCTCTGGGAGTTAGGATAGATCCTGCTGGATATATGACAGTACTAAGCACTGCCGAGATTTACTATAGGATGAGTAAAGAAAAATACAAGGACAAAGGTGTTTCAATTGTAGTATTTACAGACATCGATAGACTCTCTCCTGGTGAAGGGGCTAGGGTTAGAATTGAAAACGGTAGGGTTAAGGTATTTGTTGGAAGTGGGCCACACGGTCAAGCGCACGAAGATACTTTTGCAAAATTAGCTGCGGAGACATTGGGGATAAAAGAGGACTTAATAGACGTGATTACAAATACTACAGAAACAGTTAAGGAGGGGATCGGGAGTTTCGGGTCTAGGAGCGGTACAGTGGGAGGATCAGCTGTAATTGAGGCATGTAAACAGTTACTCCAAAAGGCTAACATGCCTATAGATAAGGCCTTGAAGGAGTTGAACGGTTTAGAGGTTGAAGTATTTTACAAGGCTGATGATATTTTCACTCCGGGAGCTCATGTCGCAGTAGTTGATGTAGATAAGGAGACGGGGTTTGTAAAAGTTCTAAAATACTACTCTGTAGAAGACGTGGGTAAGGAGTTGATAAAAGACGAGGTGGAAGGTCAGATAATAGGGGGTATCCTTCAAGGAGTGTCACAAGTCCTTTGGGAACAGACGCCCTATGACCAGTACGGTAACCCATTATTCTACTCAATAGCTGATTGCGGAGTTCCCACTGCAAAAGAGTCGGACTATCAAGTGGAATTGAAAACGCTGACTTTCCCCTCTTCATTACCTACAAAGAGTAGGGGAGTTGGAGAAGCTGGGACTACTGGAGCTTTACCAGCAGTCTTTATTGCGTTAGAAAAGGCTACGGGGAAAAAGTTCTTCAAGACGCCGGTATTGCCATGGGATATCGTGAGTTAA
- a CDS encoding AbrB/MazE/SpoVT family DNA-binding domain-containing protein, which yields MEITVRLGKRNAIYIPKTVTEKLNLKEGDKMILVVEGDKIELIPLRKPSRYWTEVDPDEVEEVGEEITRALGIDS from the coding sequence ATGGAAATAACAGTTAGACTAGGAAAAAGGAATGCTATTTACATTCCCAAAACAGTAACCGAAAAACTGAACCTCAAGGAGGGAGATAAGATGATCTTAGTCGTGGAGGGAGATAAGATCGAGCTTATACCCCTTAGGAAGCCTTCTAGGTATTGGACTGAGGTAGACCCAGATGAGGTAGAAGAGGTTGGAGAGGAGATTACTAGAGCTCTCGGAATTGATAGTTGA
- a CDS encoding DUF998 domain-containing protein — protein sequence MTKIPGYLILLGVSQFLLLMVISESLYPGYSVHSNYISDLGVGKTAILFNASIILMGLLVIVSSFSLNRRTLSVLLFIVGLSSMLVGIFPETTGFPHLISALFTFLFGGITAIVSSIYFRFYLWALLGFISLIALVLFIAHIYGPLGVGGMERMIAYPELIWGISFGSRISVNKPD from the coding sequence ATGACAAAAATACCAGGATATTTAATCCTCTTGGGGGTTTCTCAGTTTCTACTATTAATGGTAATTAGTGAATCACTTTACCCTGGTTATTCCGTTCACTCTAACTATATTAGCGACCTAGGAGTAGGTAAGACAGCAATATTATTTAACGCTTCAATAATACTGATGGGCTTGTTAGTAATCGTATCGTCTTTTTCGCTTAATAGAAGGACTTTATCCGTTTTATTATTTATTGTAGGGTTAAGTTCTATGCTAGTAGGAATATTTCCTGAGACCACGGGTTTTCCTCACTTAATATCAGCCTTGTTTACTTTCCTCTTTGGCGGGATTACGGCTATAGTCTCTTCCATTTATTTTAGGTTTTATCTCTGGGCTCTCCTAGGTTTTATCTCACTAATAGCGCTCGTCCTTTTTATTGCTCACATTTACGGCCCTCTAGGAGTAGGTGGTATGGAACGGATGATAGCATATCCTGAGTTGATATGGGGTATAAGTTTCGGTTCGCGTATATCCGTTAATAAGCCAGACTAG
- a CDS encoding mechanosensitive ion channel domain-containing protein has product MVKDEEITDVKEIRKKIGEATAKLVFYIVLYVVVEAIINNLIFPVLERLSASLPSIPYTSSSTSSSSSTPSLAAYEPYVNVLISLLFGYFIVQAFANVVYWNLRLKYDHPTAASMRSVFRLIGIGALVAAIAGGVAGGAAGVALGGFIGIVIGFASQQVLGQAVAGLFILLARPFRIKDHVNVVGEEGIVEEVTTLFTYLNKPDGTVVLIPNNSIIGNKIYLLPKQKQQQKS; this is encoded by the coding sequence ATGGTAAAGGACGAGGAAATAACCGACGTAAAAGAAATAAGGAAAAAAATAGGAGAAGCTACTGCAAAACTTGTCTTTTACATAGTACTCTACGTGGTAGTAGAGGCAATAATCAACAACTTAATTTTTCCAGTTCTAGAGAGATTGTCAGCATCATTACCTAGTATTCCGTACACAAGCAGTTCAACAAGCTCTTCTTCAAGTACACCGTCTTTAGCGGCCTACGAACCTTACGTGAATGTTTTAATATCCCTATTGTTCGGGTACTTCATAGTCCAAGCATTCGCTAACGTCGTGTACTGGAATCTGAGGTTGAAGTACGACCACCCTACGGCAGCCTCAATGAGGAGCGTCTTCAGACTAATAGGTATTGGCGCGTTAGTAGCTGCAATAGCTGGTGGAGTAGCTGGTGGGGCTGCGGGTGTTGCACTGGGCGGATTCATAGGCATTGTAATAGGTTTTGCGTCACAACAAGTACTGGGGCAAGCGGTAGCCGGTCTGTTCATACTCTTAGCGAGGCCGTTTAGGATCAAGGATCATGTTAATGTAGTCGGTGAGGAAGGGATAGTGGAAGAGGTCACTACGCTGTTCACATATTTAAACAAACCTGATGGTACCGTAGTGCTAATACCCAATAACTCTATTATCGGGAACAAGATCTACTTACTACCTAAACAAAAGCAACAACAGAAGAGTTAG
- a CDS encoding alcohol dehydrogenase catalytic domain-containing protein, with product MKALVFERNGLENLKYTTYPDPNVGPNEVLVKVVMAGVNPVDYYTVNGLKVNPIPHIPGVEFAGEVVKTGEKVKNLKVGDKVVIYGRIFDGTCDMCMIGYETVCRNGGRIGIDTNGGWAEYVSLEEKYVFKLPEDYSWELASSLTVAGLTAYHSLKEADLKPSQTVVIFGASGNTGMFIVQLAKKFGAKVIAVTRKPWLKDFGADLVVDYEEVEEKVREFTNGKMADVVINSLGEKFWDKSLAVVGVKGKIVTFGTLLGAEVKVNLNQIYSKHISILGVNRGNRKDFLELLDLCRDCKVKIWKKFKLEEGVEALKELFSPSRDGRILISMN from the coding sequence ATGAAAGCGTTAGTCTTCGAAAGAAACGGATTAGAAAACCTAAAATATACAACTTATCCTGACCCTAATGTAGGTCCCAACGAGGTTTTAGTAAAGGTAGTAATGGCAGGGGTCAACCCAGTAGATTACTATACGGTAAATGGTTTGAAAGTTAATCCTATACCTCATATTCCGGGAGTAGAATTTGCAGGTGAGGTAGTGAAGACTGGTGAAAAAGTAAAGAACTTGAAAGTGGGTGATAAGGTGGTAATTTATGGTAGAATATTTGACGGAACTTGTGATATGTGTATGATAGGATATGAAACTGTGTGCAGAAACGGAGGTAGAATAGGTATAGACACTAACGGTGGATGGGCTGAGTATGTATCACTAGAGGAGAAGTATGTGTTTAAACTACCAGAAGATTATAGTTGGGAATTAGCCTCAAGCCTAACTGTTGCTGGATTAACAGCATATCATTCCTTAAAAGAAGCAGATTTAAAACCATCTCAGACTGTAGTCATTTTTGGTGCTTCAGGAAATACGGGAATGTTCATTGTACAGTTAGCTAAAAAGTTCGGAGCTAAGGTTATAGCAGTAACTAGAAAACCTTGGCTGAAGGATTTTGGTGCTGATTTAGTTGTCGACTATGAGGAAGTTGAGGAGAAAGTCAGAGAGTTTACAAATGGAAAAATGGCTGATGTTGTAATTAACTCTTTGGGAGAAAAATTTTGGGACAAGAGCCTTGCTGTGGTAGGAGTCAAGGGTAAGATAGTTACCTTCGGAACACTATTAGGTGCTGAAGTTAAGGTCAACCTTAACCAAATATATTCTAAGCACATTAGTATACTAGGTGTTAATAGAGGTAATAGAAAGGATTTCTTAGAATTACTAGATCTATGCAGGGATTGTAAAGTGAAGATCTGGAAAAAGTTTAAACTTGAAGAGGGTGTAGAAGCTTTAAAGGAACTGTTCTCGCCAAGCAGAGACGGACGAATATTAATATCTATGAACTAA
- a CDS encoding molybdate ABC transporter substrate-binding protein produces MIDVTLQGFDEIYDFWGNIEGLKIFMAGNQWFVVPDLLDFLNSNGISAFIETLPPGIVKEHSKGTPIKVGNLVIDYKPEIVSLPPLMIKELDVIKTFEYVSNSLAIVYNKKQVDDWCSLKELKIAIPNPITEGIGQLFKEIYEETCGSYEELLRRNVYLTKIHHREIPKMLMNNEIDAGVVWVTEALYWKFKFSVPSPNKEGKLAFGLMKVHSEMAEKAFSLLRSEKVKEIYTKYGFRWIA; encoded by the coding sequence ATGATAGACGTAACACTTCAAGGATTTGACGAGATCTACGACTTTTGGGGAAATATAGAAGGGCTCAAAATCTTCATGGCTGGTAACCAGTGGTTTGTAGTACCTGATCTACTGGATTTCTTAAATAGCAACGGTATTTCGGCATTTATCGAAACCTTACCTCCCGGTATAGTGAAAGAACATTCAAAAGGAACACCTATAAAGGTTGGTAATCTAGTGATAGACTATAAGCCTGAGATTGTTTCACTTCCACCTTTAATGATTAAAGAGTTAGACGTGATAAAGACCTTTGAGTACGTAAGTAATTCCCTAGCAATTGTATATAATAAAAAGCAAGTTGATGATTGGTGTTCTTTGAAGGAATTAAAAATTGCAATACCTAATCCGATAACTGAGGGAATAGGGCAACTATTCAAGGAAATATATGAGGAAACATGCGGTAGTTATGAAGAACTATTAAGAAGGAATGTATACTTAACAAAGATTCATCACAGGGAAATTCCTAAAATGTTAATGAATAACGAGATCGATGCAGGTGTAGTCTGGGTTACCGAAGCACTTTATTGGAAATTTAAGTTCTCAGTCCCCTCTCCAAATAAGGAAGGTAAGCTAGCTTTCGGTTTAATGAAGGTACACAGTGAAATGGCTGAAAAAGCCTTTTCACTCCTGAGATCTGAAAAGGTTAAGGAGATTTACACTAAGTACGGCTTCAGGTGGATAGCTTGA
- a CDS encoding MFS transporter: protein MTLRDVFKPLDQRSFDVWHIKSLITTGMGVFTDGYDLSSIGLVLTTVLSYFGVTAGSPEYKLWSSLLTGSALAGAAIGALLFGYLANKGRKKFYGIDVTLMTIGALLQAVVTSPLQLVLVRGLLGVGVGADYVLSPMIMAEHSNAKDRGKLIAFGFGMMWGFGFVTASTLDLVLTSLGISDSIIWRVVLAAGAIPAVAVVYLRRKIPETPRYLLRIQGDSKAFKEVVKTLAKTDVNVKGEYKDIRTFKDYFARFYKVFITAAILWFLFDIVAYSGILFGPSKIAPAVGIKNGAVFNLLVEFVFVFPGGIVAILLIDRVGRKPLQTVGFLGMFASLMLFSLTRSSIPVIGAFTLYGLSHFFSQAGPGSISAAGMLGVELAPTKVRGIVQAITVAAGRIGAVITAFLFPYLPLNVAIGVLSVVALAAAVLTYFVIPETKGRPLEESSGEIKVVEVEEKSKE from the coding sequence ATGACTTTAAGGGATGTGTTCAAACCTCTAGACCAAAGGAGTTTTGATGTATGGCACATAAAATCTCTAATAACGACTGGAATGGGTGTCTTCACCGACGGATATGACTTGTCTTCAATAGGACTGGTTTTAACTACAGTTCTATCTTACTTCGGAGTGACAGCTGGCTCTCCAGAATACAAACTATGGTCTTCCCTCCTAACCGGTTCAGCCTTAGCAGGAGCTGCAATAGGAGCCCTACTTTTCGGTTACTTAGCCAACAAAGGAAGGAAAAAGTTTTACGGTATCGATGTAACTTTAATGACGATAGGAGCTTTACTACAAGCAGTAGTAACGTCACCGTTACAGTTAGTCTTAGTTAGAGGACTTTTAGGTGTAGGAGTGGGAGCTGACTACGTATTGTCACCTATGATAATGGCAGAACATTCAAACGCAAAAGACAGAGGAAAATTAATCGCATTCGGTTTCGGGATGATGTGGGGCTTCGGTTTTGTTACGGCATCTACATTAGACTTGGTGCTAACTAGCTTAGGCATAAGCGACAGCATAATATGGAGAGTGGTCTTGGCTGCTGGTGCGATACCAGCTGTTGCAGTAGTATATTTGAGGAGGAAGATCCCAGAGACACCTAGGTACTTGTTGAGGATTCAAGGTGATTCTAAGGCGTTCAAGGAAGTCGTGAAAACTCTGGCTAAAACCGACGTGAATGTCAAAGGCGAGTACAAGGACATACGCACTTTCAAGGACTACTTTGCGAGGTTTTACAAAGTATTTATAACCGCTGCTATTTTATGGTTCCTATTTGACATAGTTGCTTATTCTGGTATCTTATTTGGTCCCTCAAAAATAGCTCCAGCAGTTGGTATTAAGAACGGTGCTGTCTTCAACTTACTCGTAGAATTCGTGTTTGTCTTCCCCGGAGGAATAGTTGCCATCCTTCTGATAGACAGAGTGGGAAGGAAACCCTTACAAACTGTGGGCTTCTTAGGTATGTTTGCCAGTCTAATGTTGTTCTCCCTGACGAGGTCATCAATTCCAGTAATAGGAGCTTTCACACTCTATGGGTTATCGCATTTCTTCTCACAGGCTGGACCCGGATCGATCAGTGCCGCCGGTATGTTAGGCGTGGAACTAGCGCCAACTAAAGTAAGGGGAATTGTACAAGCAATCACTGTAGCTGCTGGTAGAATTGGTGCTGTAATTACTGCGTTCCTATTCCCGTATTTACCGTTGAATGTGGCTATAGGAGTATTAAGTGTAGTAGCCTTAGCAGCTGCTGTCCTCACCTACTTCGTAATCCCGGAGACTAAAGGTAGGCCTTTGGAGGAGAGTTCGGGCGAGATCAAAGTCGTAGAAGTAGAGGAAAAGAGTAAAGAATAA